One region of Flavobacterium sp. KACC 22763 genomic DNA includes:
- a CDS encoding DUF3467 domain-containing protein, which yields MSNPKQQQEQINIELDETIAEGIYSNLAIINHSSSEFVLDFVSIMPGIPKAKVKSRIVLTPQHAKRLLKAIGENIHRFEAAHGEIKETEQAPIPLNFGPTGQA from the coding sequence ATGAGTAATCCGAAACAACAACAAGAGCAAATTAACATTGAGTTAGACGAAACGATTGCAGAAGGAATTTATTCTAATCTTGCGATTATCAATCACTCATCATCGGAGTTTGTTTTAGATTTTGTGAGCATTATGCCAGGTATTCCTAAAGCCAAGGTAAAATCAAGAATTGTCTTGACACCACAACATGCTAAAAGATTATTAAAAGCAATAGGTGAAAATATCCATAGATTTGAGGCAGCTCATGGCGAAATCAAAGAAACGGAACAAGCGCCAATTCCGCTTAATTTTGGTCCGACAGGACAAGCATAA
- a CDS encoding peptide chain release factor 3 encodes MSFLKEIQRRRTFGIISHPDAGKTTLTEKLLLFGGAIQEAGAVKSNKIKKGATSDFMEIERQRGISVSTSVLAFNYKDKKINILDTPGHKDFAEDTFRTLTAVDSVIVVIDVAKGVEEQTEKLVAVCRMRNIPMIVFINKLDREGKDAFDLMDEVEQKLGLKVTPLSFPIGMGYDFQGIYNLWEENINLFSGDSRKNIEETIAFSDVQNNPELDKIVGEKAATKLREELELIDEVYPKFERQDYLDGKIQPVFFGSALNNFGVRELLDCFVTIAPSPRPKDSETRLVDPTEEKMSGFVFKIHANMDPKHRDRLAFIKIVSGTFERNKPYYHVRQKKNLKFSSPNAFFAEKKEIVDVSYPGDIVGLHDTGNFKIGDTLTEGEIMSFKGIPSFSPEHFRYINNADPLKAKQLDKGVDQLMDEGVAQLFTLEMNNRKVIGTVGALQYEVIQYRLEHEYGAKCTYENFPVHKACWVKPDDAKNEEFKEFKRIKQKFLAHDKYGQLVFLADSDFTIQMTQSKYPTVKLYFTSEFD; translated from the coding sequence ATGAGCTTTTTAAAAGAAATACAACGCAGAAGAACATTTGGAATTATCTCGCACCCCGATGCCGGTAAAACAACTTTAACTGAAAAATTACTGTTGTTTGGAGGTGCTATTCAGGAAGCTGGAGCGGTAAAAAGTAATAAGATTAAAAAAGGAGCAACGAGTGACTTTATGGAAATCGAACGCCAAAGAGGTATCTCGGTTTCGACTTCTGTGCTTGCTTTTAATTATAAAGATAAAAAAATCAATATCCTTGATACTCCTGGACACAAGGATTTTGCCGAAGATACTTTTAGAACTTTAACTGCTGTTGACAGTGTAATTGTTGTAATTGACGTTGCAAAAGGGGTTGAGGAGCAAACTGAAAAATTGGTTGCAGTTTGTAGAATGCGTAATATTCCAATGATTGTTTTCATCAATAAATTAGATCGTGAAGGTAAAGATGCTTTTGATTTAATGGATGAAGTGGAGCAAAAATTAGGTTTAAAAGTAACTCCATTAAGTTTCCCAATCGGAATGGGTTATGATTTCCAAGGAATTTACAACTTATGGGAAGAAAACATTAATCTTTTCAGCGGAGACAGCCGTAAAAACATAGAGGAAACGATTGCTTTTTCTGATGTCCAAAATAATCCTGAACTAGATAAAATTGTTGGTGAAAAAGCAGCAACAAAACTTCGTGAAGAATTAGAATTAATCGATGAGGTCTATCCAAAATTTGAACGTCAAGATTATTTAGACGGAAAAATTCAACCTGTATTCTTTGGTTCTGCATTGAATAATTTTGGGGTTCGTGAATTGTTAGATTGTTTCGTTACAATTGCTCCATCTCCAAGACCAAAAGATTCTGAAACTCGTTTGGTTGATCCAACAGAAGAAAAAATGAGTGGTTTTGTGTTTAAAATTCACGCCAATATGGATCCTAAGCATAGAGATCGTTTGGCTTTCATTAAAATTGTTTCTGGAACTTTCGAACGAAATAAACCTTATTATCACGTTCGTCAAAAGAAAAATTTAAAATTCTCTAGTCCAAATGCATTCTTCGCCGAGAAAAAAGAGATAGTCGATGTTTCTTATCCAGGTGATATTGTAGGTTTGCATGATACAGGAAACTTTAAAATTGGTGATACTTTGACAGAAGGCGAAATCATGAGTTTTAAAGGAATTCCGAGCTTCTCTCCAGAACACTTTAGATATATCAATAATGCTGACCCGCTGAAAGCAAAACAACTAGATAAAGGAGTAGATCAGTTAATGGATGAAGGTGTTGCTCAGTTATTTACTTTAGAAATGAACAACCGTAAAGTTATCGGAACTGTTGGAGCACTTCAGTATGAAGTAATTCAATATCGTTTAGAGCACGAATACGGAGCAAAATGCACTTACGAAAACTTCCCTGTACACAAAGCTTGTTGGGTAAAACCTGACGATGCTAAAAACGAAGAATTCAAAGAATTTAAACGTATTAAACAAAAATTCTTGGCTCATGATAAATACGGCCAATTGGTATTCTTAGCTGATTCTGATTTCACAATTCAAATGACACAAAGTAAATACCCAACCGTTAAACTTTACTTTACATCTGAGTTCGATTAA
- a CDS encoding alpha-amylase: MKKPILKLCLITAFTGLLYSCSQNEMSESDSKAESQNFKVIDVTHHDGKPFSIGTSNSSSTGKYVDNPGGGVMMQAFYWDVPSGGTWWNTVSSKVTAWGNAGIGSIWLPPASKAQNGAFSMGYDPTDYFDFGDYNQNGSVETRFGSKTELVNLITAAHNENIKVYADIVINHNSGGQSEANPFTGTNTWTNFTGVASGKFPRNYNDFYKNSYGNNDEGSFGGFPDLCHAAPNVQNWLWLRTDGVGKYYKNTMKFDGWRFDYVKGFGAWVVNSWNANVGGFSVGELWDSNVNVLNDWANAANSSVFDFACYYKMNDAFDGNNLALLNDDMMWKRNPYKAVTFVTNHDTDEIWSKMLAYSYILTHEGYPTIFYRDYEEWLDKNKLNNLIWIHNNKATGTTSILYSDNDEYVARRNGYNGNPGLVVYINNSDVWQERWIQTNWANTQIKDFTGNSSWYPTTQADKWVKIQCPPKGYSIWSINQ; this comes from the coding sequence ATGAAAAAACCTATTTTAAAATTATGCCTTATTACGGCGTTTACTGGACTGTTGTATTCGTGTTCTCAGAACGAAATGAGCGAATCCGATTCAAAAGCTGAAAGCCAAAATTTCAAAGTCATTGATGTTACGCATCATGACGGAAAACCGTTTAGCATAGGAACTTCCAATTCTTCTTCAACAGGAAAATATGTTGATAATCCAGGTGGAGGTGTCATGATGCAAGCTTTCTACTGGGATGTCCCTTCTGGAGGAACTTGGTGGAACACTGTAAGCAGTAAAGTTACAGCTTGGGGCAACGCCGGAATTGGCTCTATATGGCTTCCGCCTGCTTCAAAAGCACAAAACGGAGCATTTTCTATGGGATACGATCCAACAGATTACTTTGATTTTGGAGATTACAATCAGAACGGAAGTGTCGAAACCAGATTTGGATCAAAAACTGAATTGGTAAATCTAATTACAGCTGCTCACAACGAGAACATTAAAGTTTATGCAGATATCGTAATCAACCATAATAGTGGCGGACAATCTGAAGCAAATCCGTTTACAGGAACAAATACGTGGACTAATTTTACAGGAGTTGCTTCGGGTAAATTTCCTCGCAATTATAATGATTTTTATAAAAATAGCTACGGAAATAATGACGAAGGATCTTTTGGAGGTTTCCCTGACTTATGTCACGCCGCGCCGAATGTACAAAATTGGCTGTGGTTGCGTACTGACGGAGTTGGTAAATACTATAAAAACACGATGAAATTTGATGGTTGGAGATTCGACTATGTAAAAGGTTTTGGTGCTTGGGTTGTAAATTCATGGAATGCCAATGTTGGCGGATTTTCTGTTGGAGAATTATGGGATTCAAATGTAAACGTCTTGAATGATTGGGCAAATGCTGCCAATAGTTCTGTATTTGATTTTGCTTGTTACTACAAAATGAATGATGCTTTTGATGGAAACAATCTTGCTCTTTTGAATGATGATATGATGTGGAAACGTAATCCATACAAAGCAGTAACTTTTGTAACCAATCATGATACAGATGAAATTTGGAGCAAAATGCTTGCTTATTCATACATATTAACTCACGAAGGTTATCCAACAATCTTTTACAGAGATTATGAAGAATGGTTGGATAAAAACAAATTGAATAATCTGATTTGGATTCACAATAATAAAGCAACCGGAACAACTTCTATTTTGTATTCTGATAATGATGAATATGTTGCAAGAAGAAATGGTTACAACGGAAATCCTGGATTGGTAGTTTACATTAACAATTCAGATGTTTGGCAAGAAAGATGGATTCAGACCAATTGGGCTAATACTCAAATTAAAGATTTTACAGGAAACTCATCTTGGTATCCAACAACTCAAGCAGACAAATGGGTAAAAATACAATGTCCTCCAAAAGGATATTCAATTTGGTCAATTAATCAGTAA
- a CDS encoding peptidylprolyl isomerase — protein sequence MLLKKLQLKTIDFKFALTICFFLFLTPIITAQEIIPDVVAQKPVETPSGGKLKIDGIIATVGDYIVLDSDIDKGFLEITAQGGSVKDITRCQMLGKLLEDKLYAHQAIQDSIIVSDAEVRGMMEDRLNYMTQQVGDINKVVEYYKKSSVEEFKTYFADILKEQKLASEMRDKIVKDVEITPEEVRNFFKKIPKDELPTFGAEMEVAQIVVEPKISKEDKQKVIDRLNAIRKDVLEGSSFATKAVLYSQDPGSSPNGGYYKMTRKTAFVKEFKDVAFSLQAGEISEPFETIYGYHIIMVEKIKGQEVELRHILIAPTVSEAALKEAKERITNIRNKIVNKELTFAEAARTESDEKETRTNGGTLVNPTTQDTRFELTKMDPTLYSQVSNLKGDEVSQPLLNTDEKGKKTYKLITVTNRIDEHTADYAKDYTKIKELALKEKQINAIAKWFDTKIKDTYIKIIGEYKDCTFANNWLKK from the coding sequence ATGTTATTAAAAAAATTACAGCTAAAAACAATTGATTTCAAGTTTGCACTAACAATTTGTTTTTTTCTTTTTTTAACTCCAATAATCACAGCGCAAGAAATTATTCCTGATGTTGTTGCTCAAAAGCCAGTTGAAACTCCTTCTGGTGGGAAATTGAAGATCGATGGAATTATTGCTACAGTAGGAGATTATATTGTTTTAGATTCTGATATCGATAAAGGATTTTTGGAAATCACTGCGCAAGGCGGATCTGTAAAAGATATTACAAGATGCCAGATGCTTGGTAAACTTTTGGAAGACAAATTATACGCACACCAAGCTATTCAGGATAGTATTATTGTAAGTGATGCCGAGGTTAGAGGTATGATGGAAGACCGTCTTAATTATATGACGCAGCAGGTAGGTGATATCAATAAAGTAGTTGAGTATTATAAAAAGAGTTCTGTAGAAGAATTTAAAACTTATTTTGCAGATATCTTAAAGGAGCAAAAATTGGCTTCGGAGATGAGAGATAAGATCGTTAAAGATGTTGAGATTACTCCAGAAGAAGTTCGTAATTTCTTTAAGAAAATCCCAAAAGATGAATTGCCAACTTTTGGAGCTGAAATGGAAGTGGCGCAAATTGTTGTAGAACCTAAAATTTCTAAAGAAGACAAGCAAAAAGTAATTGACAGACTAAATGCTATTAGAAAAGATGTTCTAGAAGGTTCTAGTTTTGCTACAAAAGCCGTTTTATACTCTCAAGATCCAGGATCATCACCAAATGGAGGGTATTACAAAATGACAAGAAAAACTGCTTTTGTTAAAGAATTTAAAGATGTGGCTTTTAGTTTGCAGGCGGGAGAAATTTCAGAGCCTTTTGAAACAATTTATGGATATCATATTATAATGGTAGAAAAAATTAAAGGACAGGAAGTTGAGCTTCGCCATATACTGATAGCGCCAACTGTTTCTGAAGCGGCTTTAAAAGAAGCAAAAGAAAGAATTACTAATATTAGAAATAAGATTGTTAATAAAGAATTGACTTTTGCTGAAGCAGCAAGAACAGAATCTGACGAAAAGGAAACTAGAACAAATGGGGGAACATTGGTGAATCCAACAACACAAGACACTCGTTTTGAATTGACTAAAATGGATCCGACTTTGTATAGCCAAGTTTCAAATTTAAAAGGTGATGAAGTTTCTCAACCACTTTTAAATACAGATGAAAAAGGTAAGAAAACATATAAGTTAATTACGGTTACAAACAGAATTGACGAGCACACTGCTGATTACGCTAAAGATTATACTAAAATTAAAGAATTAGCATTAAAAGAAAAGCAGATTAATGCAATTGCAAAATGGTTTGATACTAAAATTAAAGATACTTACATCAAAATCATTGGAGAGTATAAAGATTGTACTTTTGCGAACAATTGGTTGAAAAAATAA
- a CDS encoding AAA family ATPase: MSDVTAIHNLVQKRNELKKEIAKIIVGQDAVVDQILLCIFSGGHALLIGVPGLAKTLMINTLSQALGLDFKRIQFTPDLMPSDILGSEILDENRSFKFIKGPIFSNIILADEINRTPPKTQAALLEAMQERSVTIAGQHHKLDLPYFVLATQNPIEQEGTYPLPEAQLDRFMFAIKLEYPTFEEEVQVVKRTTSDVKTEINPLFTAQEIIDFQHLIRRIPVADNVIEYAVTLVSKTRPDNSLTNDFVKNYLDWGAGPRASQNLILAAKAHAAFNGKFSPDIEDVQAVATGILRHRIIKNYKADAEGITEEVIIKKLM, translated from the coding sequence ATGTCTGACGTAACAGCAATTCACAATTTAGTTCAAAAAAGAAACGAATTAAAAAAAGAAATAGCGAAAATCATTGTAGGGCAGGACGCCGTTGTAGATCAAATTTTACTTTGTATATTTTCTGGAGGACATGCACTTTTAATTGGAGTTCCTGGTTTGGCAAAAACCTTAATGATAAATACTTTGTCTCAGGCTTTAGGCTTAGATTTTAAAAGAATTCAGTTTACGCCAGATTTGATGCCTTCTGATATTTTAGGAAGTGAAATTTTGGATGAAAATAGAAGCTTTAAATTCATTAAAGGGCCAATTTTCTCTAACATCATTCTAGCTGACGAGATCAACAGAACACCTCCAAAAACACAGGCGGCCTTGTTAGAAGCAATGCAGGAGAGATCAGTTACTATTGCTGGCCAGCATCATAAATTAGATTTGCCATATTTTGTTTTGGCAACTCAAAACCCAATTGAGCAGGAGGGAACTTATCCTTTGCCTGAAGCGCAGTTAGACCGTTTTATGTTTGCTATTAAATTGGAATATCCAACTTTTGAAGAAGAAGTTCAGGTAGTAAAAAGAACAACATCTGATGTTAAAACAGAAATTAATCCGTTGTTTACTGCACAAGAAATCATAGATTTTCAACACCTAATCCGTAGAATTCCAGTTGCAGATAATGTTATTGAATATGCCGTAACGCTAGTAAGCAAAACACGTCCAGATAATAGTTTGACAAACGATTTTGTGAAAAATTATTTGGATTGGGGAGCAGGGCCAAGAGCTTCTCAGAATTTAATTTTGGCAGCAAAAGCGCACGCTGCTTTCAATGGAAAATTTTCTCCAGATATTGAAGATGTTCAGGCAGTGGCAACAGGAATTCTTCGCCATAGAATTATTAAAAATTACAAAGCAGATGCGGAAGGAATAACTGAAGAAGTTATTATTAAAAAGCTGATGTGA
- a CDS encoding bifunctional aconitate hydratase 2/2-methylisocitrate dehydratase, with the protein MNIYQDYLQEIEERKNQGLHPKPIDGAELLSEIIAQIKDVDNANREDSLKFFIYNTLPGTTSAAGEKAKFLKEIILGQSVVKEITPAFAFELLSHMKGGPSIEVLLDLALGNDAAIAQQAADVLKTQVFLYDADTDRLKEAFKAGNSFAKEIIESYAKAEFFTKLPEIAEEIKVVTYIAGEGDISTDLLSPGNQAHSRSDRELHGKCMITPQAQEEIQALQAKHPDASVMLIAEKGTMGVGSSRMSGVNNVALWTGKQASEYVPFVNIAPIVGGTNGISPIFLTTVDVTGGIGIDLKNWVKKLDADGKPVLNENNEPILEQAYSVATGTVLTINTQTKKLYNGDQELIDISRSFTPQKKEFIRAGGSYAIVFGKKLQTFAAKVLDIEAPAVFAPSKEISNEGQGLTAVEKIFNKNAVGIAPGKVLHAGSDVRVEVNIVGSQDTTGLMTAQELESMAATVISPIVDGAYQSGCHTASVWDKKAQANIPKLMKFMNNFGLITARDPKGVYHSMTDVIHKVLNDITIDEWAIIIGGDSHTRMSKGVAFGADSGTVALALATGEASMPIPESVKVTFKGDMKGYMDFRDVVHATQAQMLKQFNGENVFQGRIIEVHIGTLTADQAFTFTDWTAEMKAKASICISEDDTLIESLEIAKGRIQIMIDKGMDNDRQVLQGLINKADKRIAEIKSGEKPALTPDANAKYYAEVVVDLDQIAEPMIADPDVNNKDVSKRYTHDTIRPLSFYGGEKKVDLGFIGSCMVHKGDMKILAQMLKNVEAQTGKVEFNAPLVVAPPTYNIVDELKAEGDWEVLQKYSGFEFDDNAPKGAARTEYENMLYLERPGCNLCMGNQEKAAKGDTVMATSTRLFQGRVVEDAEGKKGESLLSSTPVVVLSTILGRTPTMEEYTAAVDGINLTKFAPSNKQLVM; encoded by the coding sequence ATGAATATTTATCAGGATTACCTTCAAGAAATTGAAGAAAGAAAAAATCAAGGGTTACACCCTAAACCAATTGATGGAGCTGAATTATTAAGCGAAATCATTGCTCAAATTAAAGATGTTGATAACGCAAATCGCGAAGACTCTCTTAAGTTTTTTATTTACAATACTTTACCAGGTACAACAAGTGCCGCAGGTGAAAAAGCTAAGTTCTTAAAAGAAATTATTTTAGGTCAATCAGTAGTAAAAGAAATCACTCCAGCTTTTGCTTTTGAATTATTATCGCACATGAAGGGTGGACCTTCTATTGAAGTGTTGTTAGATTTAGCTTTAGGAAACGATGCTGCAATTGCTCAACAAGCTGCAGACGTTCTTAAAACACAAGTTTTTCTTTACGATGCAGATACTGACCGTTTGAAAGAAGCTTTCAAAGCTGGTAACTCATTCGCTAAAGAAATTATCGAGAGTTATGCAAAAGCTGAATTCTTCACTAAACTTCCAGAAATAGCAGAAGAAATTAAAGTTGTTACTTATATCGCTGGTGAAGGAGATATCTCTACAGATTTGCTTTCTCCAGGAAACCAAGCTCACTCTCGTTCAGATCGTGAACTTCACGGTAAGTGTATGATTACTCCTCAAGCACAAGAGGAAATTCAAGCGTTACAAGCAAAGCACCCAGATGCAAGCGTAATGTTAATCGCTGAAAAAGGAACAATGGGTGTTGGTTCTTCTAGAATGTCAGGTGTAAACAACGTGGCGCTTTGGACAGGAAAACAAGCAAGTGAGTATGTTCCATTCGTAAATATTGCTCCAATTGTTGGAGGTACAAATGGTATTTCTCCAATTTTCCTTACTACAGTTGACGTAACTGGAGGTATCGGAATTGACCTTAAAAACTGGGTTAAAAAATTAGATGCTGATGGAAAACCAGTATTGAACGAAAACAACGAGCCAATTCTTGAGCAAGCTTATTCTGTTGCTACAGGAACTGTTTTGACAATCAATACTCAAACTAAAAAGTTATACAACGGTGATCAGGAATTAATTGATATTTCTAGATCATTTACTCCTCAGAAAAAAGAGTTCATTAGAGCTGGAGGATCTTATGCGATTGTATTCGGTAAAAAACTTCAAACTTTCGCGGCTAAAGTTTTAGATATCGAAGCTCCTGCTGTATTTGCTCCATCTAAAGAAATTTCTAACGAAGGGCAAGGTTTAACTGCTGTTGAAAAAATCTTCAATAAAAATGCTGTAGGAATTGCTCCAGGAAAAGTGTTACACGCTGGTTCTGACGTTCGTGTAGAAGTAAACATTGTAGGTTCTCAAGATACTACAGGTCTTATGACGGCTCAGGAATTAGAGTCTATGGCTGCTACAGTTATTTCTCCAATTGTTGATGGTGCTTACCAATCTGGTTGTCACACTGCTTCTGTTTGGGACAAAAAAGCTCAGGCTAACATTCCTAAATTGATGAAATTTATGAACAACTTCGGTTTGATCACAGCTCGTGACCCGAAAGGAGTTTATCATTCAATGACTGACGTTATCCACAAAGTACTTAACGATATTACTATCGACGAATGGGCAATCATTATTGGTGGTGACTCTCACACTAGAATGTCTAAAGGTGTTGCTTTTGGTGCTGACTCAGGAACTGTTGCTCTTGCATTGGCTACTGGAGAGGCTTCTATGCCAATTCCTGAATCTGTAAAAGTGACTTTCAAAGGAGATATGAAAGGTTATATGGATTTCCGTGATGTGGTTCACGCTACACAAGCGCAAATGCTTAAGCAATTCAACGGTGAGAACGTATTCCAAGGAAGAATCATTGAGGTTCACATCGGAACTCTTACTGCTGACCAAGCGTTTACATTTACAGACTGGACTGCAGAGATGAAAGCAAAAGCTTCTATCTGTATTTCAGAAGACGATACTTTGATCGAATCGTTGGAAATTGCTAAAGGCAGAATCCAAATCATGATCGACAAAGGAATGGATAACGACAGACAAGTTCTTCAAGGTTTAATCAATAAAGCAGATAAGAGAATTGCAGAAATTAAATCTGGTGAAAAACCAGCTTTAACTCCAGATGCAAATGCTAAATACTATGCTGAAGTTGTAGTTGATTTGGATCAAATTGCTGAACCAATGATCGCTGACCCAGATGTTAATAATAAAGACGTTTCTAAGCGTTATACTCACGATACTATCAGACCATTGTCTTTCTATGGTGGAGAGAAAAAAGTAGATCTTGGATTTATTGGTTCTTGTATGGTTCACAAAGGAGATATGAAAATCCTTGCTCAAATGTTGAAAAACGTTGAAGCACAAACAGGTAAAGTTGAATTTAACGCTCCACTTGTAGTTGCTCCTCCAACTTACAACATTGTTGATGAATTGAAAGCAGAAGGTGATTGGGAAGTTTTACAAAAATACTCAGGTTTCGAATTTGACGATAACGCTCCTAAAGGTGCAGCTCGTACAGAATACGAAAACATGTTGTATTTAGAGCGTCCTGGATGTAACCTTTGTATGGGTAACCAAGAAAAAGCTGCTAAAGGAGATACGGTGATGGCAACATCTACTCGTCTTTTCCAAGGTAGAGTTGTAGAAGATGCTGAAGGTAAAAAAGGAGAATCATTGCTTTCTTCTACTCCAGTTGTGGTTCTTTCTACAATTTTAGGTAGAACTCCAACTATGGAAGAATATACTGCAGCGGTAGACGGAATTAACTTAACTAAGTTTGCTCCTTCTAACAAACAATTAGTTATGTAA
- a CDS encoding aconitate hydratase, which yields MAFDIEMIKKVYENMPARVDKAREIVGRPLTLTEKILYNHLWDGNPTKAFGRGIDYVDFAPDRVACQDATAQMALLQFMHAGKSKVAVPTTVHCDHLIQAKVDAATDLARAKTQSNEVFDFLSSVSNKYGIGFWKPGAGIIHQVVLENYAFPGGMMIGTDSHTVNAGGLGMVAIGVGGADAVDVMSGMAWELKFPKLIGVKLTGKLSGWTAPKDVILKVAGILTVKGGTGAIVEYFGEGATAMSCTGKGTICNMGAEIGATTSTFGYDDSMGRYLRSTNRADVADAADKIASYLTGDPEVYANPEKYFDQVIEINLSTLEPHLNGPFTPDLATPISKMKEEAIKNNWPLQVQYGLIGSCTNSSYEDISRAASLAKQVAAKNLKTKAKFTITPGSEVVRSTIERDGFIDTFNKINATVFANACGPCIGMWDREGAEKEERNTIVHSFNRNFSKRADGNPNTLAFVGSPELVTALAIAGDLGFNPLTDKLINEDGEEVMLEEPTGDELPAKGFYAEDPGFQAPAEDGSNVQVVVNPTSERLQLLAPFDPWDGKNIAGAKLLIKAFGKCTTDHISMAGPWLRFRGHLDNISNNMLIGAVNAYNQKTNSVKNQLTGQYDAVPAVARAYKAAGVPSIVVGDHNYGEGSSREHAAMEPRFLGVKAVLVKSFARIHETNLKKQGLLGLTFANEADYDKIQEDDTINFLDLTEFAPGKPLTLEFVHADGTKDIILANHTYNEGQIGWFVAGSALNLIAAGKA from the coding sequence ATGGCTTTTGATATCGAAATGATTAAAAAAGTGTACGAAAACATGCCAGCGCGAGTTGATAAAGCGCGTGAAATTGTTGGACGTCCGCTTACTTTAACAGAGAAAATTTTATACAATCACCTTTGGGATGGAAATCCTACTAAGGCGTTTGGAAGAGGAATTGATTATGTTGACTTTGCACCAGACCGCGTTGCTTGTCAAGATGCGACAGCACAAATGGCCTTATTGCAGTTTATGCATGCAGGTAAATCTAAAGTGGCAGTGCCTACAACGGTTCACTGTGATCACTTGATTCAGGCAAAAGTAGATGCTGCAACAGATTTGGCTAGAGCTAAAACTCAAAGTAATGAGGTTTTTGATTTCTTGTCGTCAGTTTCTAATAAATACGGAATCGGTTTCTGGAAGCCAGGAGCGGGAATTATTCACCAAGTAGTACTTGAAAATTATGCTTTCCCAGGAGGAATGATGATTGGTACCGATTCTCACACTGTAAATGCAGGTGGTTTAGGAATGGTAGCTATTGGTGTAGGTGGAGCAGATGCTGTAGATGTGATGTCTGGAATGGCTTGGGAGCTTAAATTTCCTAAGTTGATCGGAGTTAAATTAACTGGTAAATTATCAGGATGGACAGCTCCAAAAGATGTTATTCTTAAAGTTGCAGGTATTCTTACTGTAAAAGGTGGTACAGGAGCAATTGTAGAATATTTTGGTGAAGGTGCAACTGCAATGTCTTGTACAGGTAAAGGAACTATTTGTAATATGGGAGCTGAAATTGGAGCTACAACTTCTACTTTTGGTTACGATGATTCAATGGGACGCTACCTTCGTTCTACAAATAGAGCAGATGTTGCAGATGCAGCAGATAAAATCGCTTCTTATTTAACAGGAGACCCAGAAGTATATGCTAATCCTGAAAAATATTTTGATCAAGTAATTGAAATCAACTTATCTACTTTAGAACCACATTTAAATGGTCCTTTTACGCCAGATTTGGCTACTCCAATTTCTAAAATGAAAGAAGAGGCAATCAAAAATAACTGGCCTTTACAAGTTCAGTATGGTTTGATCGGTTCTTGTACAAACTCATCTTACGAAGATATTTCTCGTGCGGCTTCTTTGGCAAAACAAGTAGCCGCTAAAAACTTAAAAACGAAAGCGAAATTTACAATTACGCCAGGTTCTGAAGTAGTGCGCTCTACAATAGAAAGAGACGGATTTATTGATACTTTTAATAAAATCAACGCGACTGTATTTGCAAATGCCTGCGGACCATGTATTGGTATGTGGGATAGAGAAGGGGCAGAGAAAGAAGAAAGAAATACTATTGTGCATTCTTTCAACCGTAACTTCTCCAAACGTGCCGATGGTAACCCGAATACTTTAGCTTTCGTAGGTTCTCCTGAATTGGTAACTGCTTTAGCTATTGCAGGAGATTTAGGATTTAATCCATTAACGGATAAATTAATCAACGAAGATGGCGAAGAAGTAATGCTTGAAGAGCCAACAGGAGATGAACTTCCTGCTAAAGGTTTCTACGCTGAAGATCCAGGATTCCAAGCTCCGGCTGAAGACGGATCAAATGTTCAAGTAGTAGTTAATCCAACTTCAGAGCGTTTGCAGTTATTGGCTCCATTTGATCCTTGGGATGGAAAAAATATTGCAGGTGCTAAATTGTTAATCAAAGCATTTGGAAAATGTACTACAGACCACATTTCTATGGCTGGTCCATGGTTGCGTTTCCGTGGGCACTTAGATAATATTTCAAACAATATGTTGATTGGAGCTGTAAATGCTTACAACCAAAAAACAAACTCTGTTAAGAACCAATTGACTGGTCAATATGATGCTGTTCCTGCGGTTGCACGTGCATACAAAGCGGCTGGAGTTCCGTCAATTGTAGTTGGAGATCATAACTATGGAGAAGGTTCTTCTCGTGAACATGCGGCTATGGAACCTCGTTTCTTAGGTGTGAAGGCGGTATTAGTAAAATCTTTCGCTCGTATCCATGAAACGAATCTTAAAAAACAAGGTCTTTTAGGGTTGACATTTGCAAATGAAGCAGATTACGATAAAATTCAAGAAGATGATACAATAAACTTCTTAGATTTAACAGAATTCGCTCCAGGCAAACCTCTAACATTAGAATTTGTTCATGCAGATGGTACAAAAGATATTATCTTGGCCAACCATACGTATAATGAAGGACAGATTGGTTGGTTTGTTGCAGGTTCTGCATTAAACTTAATTGCAGCTGGAAAAGCTTAA